GCCTTGACTTTACGTGTTGCCACCCTAATTTTGGTTTTGAAATAACAGGCGAATTTAACAAAAAAATCCGCCAGTAAAACGGATTTCAAAACCACTTTTACTGACTCGTGCCCCGCCTCTGGCGGAAGACATCAGTTATCCTTTGATTACGGAGGAAGCCGGGCCAACACTAACGCATTGGCCACCCATTATGCTTAAGCCCAACCCCCGCGAATTAACGCGAGGACTCAAGCGGATTTTATAATTATTTAGGTTCTATTAGCACTTTATCACAAATAAAAAATTTGTCAATTTTATTAATTCATTTAATCCATCATTTTAAAATAACCAGGGGGCTTGGGGGTCGGAGTTGGCGCCAAGGCTAGTTAGTCGGAGAATAATCAGTGCGATAGCCAATCGAAGACCCCCAAAACTTTTTGCTTACTTTTTAGTTATAAAAAGTAAGGCCCGCGGCAGCGAAAAACTGTAGTAACTGACAAATAAAAATTAAAAAATAACAAATCTAATATTTAGAAATAACTATTATATTTATTTTAACTCCTGATTGGCCTCTGCTTTCAATTTTCGCCACGGCGTGAGTTTTTTCCTTTTAGCCTGAAAATATCCGGCGGCGGCGATCATGGCCGCGTTGTCCGTGCAATACTTAAAATCAGGAATTATTAATTTCGCGCCGGTTGATTTTTCTTTAACCACGTTTCCCATTCGGCTGCGTAATTCTTTATTCGCCGCCACGCCGCCGGACAGCATTATATTTTTACAATTATATTTTAAAGCGGCCTTAAGAGTTTTATGGACTAACACCTCGGCTACGGCCTGCTCAAATTCATAAGCATATTCGGAAATTTTCTTCTTCCAATTCTTATCTCTTTGCGTCGCGTATAATAAAGCCGTTTTCAGCCCCGAGAACGAAAAATCAAAGTTATTGGAATTCATCATCGGCCGCGGCAATTTATTAATTCGTAATTCGTAATTCGTAATTCGTAATTTCGCGGCTTCAGCCGCGATCGCCGGCCCACCGGGATATCCTAGTCCAAGCAACATTGCCGCTTTATCAAAAGCTTCTCCGGCCGCGTCATCCCGTGTCTGGCCCAAAACTTTATATTTCCCATGTCCGCTCATCAATATCAGCATAGTATGCCCGCCGGAAACAGTTAAAATAAGCGCGGGAAATTTTGGCTTGTTATCTATAAAATTAGCGTAGACATGCCCTTCAATATGGTTAACCGCCACAACAGGAATACGCCAAACATAGGCTA
This sequence is a window from Patescibacteria group bacterium. Protein-coding genes within it:
- the tsaD gene encoding tRNA (adenosine(37)-N6)-threonylcarbamoyltransferase complex transferase subunit TsaD, producing MIILGIETSCDETAAAIIEGRGDKVKVLSNIVSSQIEIHKKYGGVVPEVAAREHVVNILPVINQALEKADLTPALSLPRRGGFIDTIAVTVGPGLITSLLVGVETAKTLAYVWRIPVVAVNHIEGHVYANFIDNKPKFPALILTVSGGHTMLILMSGHGKYKVLGQTRDDAAGEAFDKAAMLLGLGYPGGPAIAAEAAKLRITNYELRINKLPRPMMNSNNFDFSFSGLKTALLYATQRDKNWKKKISEYAYEFEQAVAEVLVHKTLKAALKYNCKNIMLSGGVAANKELRSRMGNVVKEKSTGAKLIIPDFKYCTDNAAMIAAAGYFQAKRKKLTPWRKLKAEANQELK